In Limisalsivibrio acetivorans, one genomic interval encodes:
- a CDS encoding endonuclease III domain-containing protein translates to MHPSIEEIYEALRSAYKDLEKPSITQISEDNEGDPYRVLISTVISLRTKDEVTVTASRKLFEHADSPESMLKLSEEDIAELIYPAGFYRNKSKSIREISQRLIEDYGGEVPDSIDELVKLKGVGRKTANLVLVEGFRIPAVCVDTHVHRIFNRLGYVSTKNPDQTETALREKLPKEYWIDVNEMMVTYGKYICKPVSPLCSSCKLEKSCAKIGVTRWR, encoded by the coding sequence ATGCACCCCTCCATCGAAGAGATATACGAGGCACTGAGATCCGCCTATAAGGATCTTGAAAAACCATCCATAACGCAGATATCCGAAGACAACGAAGGTGACCCCTACCGTGTCCTCATAAGTACAGTGATCTCACTCCGCACCAAGGACGAGGTCACCGTAACAGCCTCCCGAAAACTGTTCGAGCACGCAGATTCACCCGAATCGATGCTGAAACTCAGCGAGGAAGATATAGCAGAGCTGATTTATCCCGCCGGTTTCTACCGTAACAAATCAAAATCCATCAGGGAGATCTCCCAAAGACTCATTGAAGACTACGGCGGTGAGGTGCCCGATTCCATAGATGAACTGGTTAAGCTCAAGGGCGTTGGAAGGAAGACGGCAAACCTTGTCCTTGTGGAGGGCTTCAGGATACCCGCTGTATGCGTGGATACCCACGTTCACCGAATCTTCAACCGCCTCGGCTACGTAAGCACCAAAAATCCCGACCAAACCGAAACCGCACTAAGAGAGAAACTACCAAAGGAATACTGGATAGATGTGAACGAGATGATGGTCACCTACGGTAAATATATATGCAAACCGGTATCACCACTCTGTTCATCTTGTAAACTGGAAAAGAGCTGTGCTAAAATCGGCGTTACACGGTGGAGGTAG
- a CDS encoding MFS transporter, whose translation MTKEHIEDPKARRRIYAGLVSFYFLHFATLGTMFPYAGYFFRSRELTGTEIGLYLSIFPLIRFLFTSKWTDLYTASNHKQAFFMGSVLLSAVAIIPLKFVMSPVLTALCLAFFAINRVGVVPVVDNISMTYSEVTGTPYGKMRLYGSIGFIFSAVLTGKALDIYGADAFIFVFAGLGILSSITVPMLSLQVWSVTSRTRVRLDPDNNIRLLLFVLVAYMLTFSFHSNFFNVLMDEAGYPQAYGGYMWGVGVTFEVVALYFSGWLTKKYSARDIIAFSILMAALRFGIIAYTQDLYLLYFANSLHAFTFGTFHLGVLTYLRRVLPREKQLRAQSLYVSYGFGLGVVLGSLISGGIFDIAGSSGVFAAASVIALISAFSVMYCRRDEPLPSS comes from the coding sequence ATGACAAAAGAACATATAGAAGACCCTAAGGCCCGGCGCAGGATATACGCCGGGCTTGTTTCGTTTTACTTCCTCCACTTCGCAACGCTGGGCACGATGTTCCCCTATGCGGGCTACTTCTTCCGCTCACGTGAGCTTACAGGTACGGAGATTGGTCTATATCTGTCCATCTTCCCACTGATCCGTTTCCTGTTCACATCCAAATGGACGGATCTGTACACGGCATCCAACCACAAGCAGGCCTTCTTCATGGGCTCGGTACTCCTCTCCGCTGTTGCCATTATACCCCTCAAATTCGTGATGAGCCCTGTGCTCACAGCGCTCTGCCTGGCCTTTTTTGCCATAAACAGGGTCGGAGTTGTGCCCGTTGTGGACAACATAAGCATGACCTACAGCGAGGTTACCGGAACACCCTACGGAAAGATGCGTCTTTACGGCTCCATCGGTTTCATCTTCTCCGCTGTACTGACGGGCAAAGCATTAGACATCTACGGCGCAGATGCCTTCATCTTTGTCTTCGCAGGACTCGGGATACTCTCATCCATAACAGTTCCCATGCTGAGCCTGCAGGTATGGTCCGTCACCTCCAGAACAAGGGTGCGCCTCGATCCAGACAACAATATCCGTTTGCTCCTCTTCGTTCTTGTGGCGTACATGCTCACATTCTCCTTCCACAGCAACTTTTTCAACGTTCTGATGGATGAGGCGGGCTACCCACAGGCCTATGGCGGCTATATGTGGGGAGTTGGAGTAACCTTCGAGGTGGTGGCGCTCTATTTCTCCGGCTGGCTCACTAAGAAATACAGCGCAAGGGATATAATCGCATTCTCCATACTTATGGCCGCTCTGCGTTTCGGGATAATAGCATATACACAGGACCTCTACCTGCTCTACTTCGCAAACAGCCTCCACGCCTTCACCTTCGGAACATTCCACCTCGGCGTCCTCACATACCTGCGCAGGGTACTCCCCCGGGAGAAACAGCTCAGGGCGCAATCCCTATACGTAAGCTACGGCTTTGGACTCGGCGTTGTTCTCGGCTCCCTCATCTCTGGCGGAATCTTCGACATCGCCGGAAGCTCAGGAGTGTTCGCAGCAGCCTCCGTAATAGCCCTCATATCCGCCTTCAGCGTTATGTACTGCAGGCGTGATGAGCCCTTGCCAAGCTCATAA
- the cysE gene encoding serine O-acetyltransferase → MGLIKTIKEELDTIFQRDPAARSIPEVIFCYPGFHAILFYRLGHWFWVRKLYFLGRFTSHLGRFFTGIEIHPGATIGKRFFIDHGMGVVVGETAEVGDDVTLYQGVTLGGVSLKKEKRHPTIGDNVTVGAGSKVLGPFTVGENAKIGSNSVVVKEVPPNTTVVGIPGRAVGQKKDAVQEALDHDNLPDPVAKAISCVVDRVVELEKEINVLRDRLKDYEDND, encoded by the coding sequence ATGGGACTAATAAAAACCATTAAAGAAGAACTAGATACGATATTTCAGAGGGACCCTGCGGCGAGGAGTATTCCGGAGGTAATTTTCTGTTATCCGGGCTTTCATGCAATACTTTTCTACCGTCTCGGCCACTGGTTCTGGGTAAGAAAGCTATACTTCCTGGGACGTTTTACCTCCCACCTCGGTAGATTCTTCACCGGCATTGAGATTCATCCCGGAGCAACCATCGGCAAGCGCTTTTTCATCGACCACGGCATGGGTGTTGTGGTTGGCGAAACAGCGGAGGTCGGTGACGATGTAACCCTATATCAGGGCGTCACCCTTGGCGGAGTAAGCCTCAAGAAGGAGAAGCGCCACCCCACCATCGGAGACAACGTTACCGTGGGTGCCGGCTCAAAGGTCCTCGGACCCTTCACCGTGGGCGAAAATGCCAAGATCGGCTCCAACTCCGTTGTGGTAAAAGAGGTTCCCCCGAACACAACAGTGGTGGGAATCCCCGGAAGAGCTGTGGGGCAGAAGAAGGACGCCGTACAGGAGGCCCTCGATCACGACAACCTCCCAGATCCTGTAGCAAAGGCGATATCATGCGTTGTGGACAGGGTTGTGGAGCTTGAAAAAGAGATCAATGTATTGAGAGACAGGCTGAAAGACTATGAAGATAACGACTAA
- a CDS encoding Lrp/AsnC family transcriptional regulator, with protein sequence MGHKIDEKDRMIINILRKNARISYADIAKKMGMKSPSVIERIKRLENEGIISDYNISVDYKALGYDILAFIGVYIDNAEHIEEFENTLNTQLEEVVGCHHVTGEYTMILKVATKNTETLSDMIKKLRDMPGVTKTNTMIVFSTIVERSRPV encoded by the coding sequence TTGGGCCATAAAATAGACGAAAAAGACCGCATGATCATAAATATACTCCGGAAAAACGCCCGTATATCCTATGCGGATATAGCGAAAAAGATGGGTATGAAATCACCCTCAGTTATCGAACGCATAAAACGTCTTGAGAACGAAGGGATTATCTCCGACTACAACATATCCGTAGACTACAAAGCCCTCGGGTACGACATTCTCGCCTTTATAGGCGTATATATCGACAACGCCGAACACATCGAAGAATTCGAAAACACACTCAACACCCAGCTCGAAGAGGTGGTGGGATGCCATCACGTCACAGGTGAGTACACCATGATCCTCAAGGTGGCCACAAAGAACACCGAAACCCTCAGCGACATGATCAAAAAGCTAAGGGATATGCCGGGTGTTACCAAGACAAACACGATGATAGTTTTCTCCACCATAGTCGAAAGGTCGCGTCCGGTTTGA
- a CDS encoding RrF2 family transcriptional regulator has product MKITTKSRYAIRAIYSLVMLGGDTEPVALTQIAEHETISRKYLEQIFIQLKKGNIVTGSRGAGGGYVLAQDAKDITCKDIVIAMDGPINPVDCTDSENCDKYSTCAINWFWMGLKKNVDNYLESITIDDLKKQSVGGNYGDLPRL; this is encoded by the coding sequence ATGAAGATAACGACTAAAAGCAGGTATGCAATCCGTGCCATATACTCATTGGTAATGCTCGGAGGGGACACTGAGCCGGTTGCACTGACACAGATAGCCGAGCATGAAACCATATCCAGAAAATACCTTGAGCAGATCTTTATCCAACTCAAGAAAGGAAATATCGTTACAGGCTCAAGAGGCGCAGGCGGAGGCTACGTTCTCGCCCAGGATGCTAAGGATATCACATGCAAGGATATCGTCATCGCCATGGACGGCCCTATAAACCCCGTAGACTGTACGGACAGCGAAAACTGCGACAAATATTCAACATGCGCTATTAACTGGTTCTGGATGGGACTGAAAAAAAATGTTGATAATTACCTCGAAAGTATTACGATAGACGACCTTAAGAAACAATCTGTCGGAGGAAATTATGGCGATTTACCTAGACTATAG
- a CDS encoding cysteine desulfurase family protein — MAIYLDYSATTPTDRRVFDAMAPYFCEKFANPSSIHEMGRAIREDVEKARKTVADFINCEAHEIVFTASGTASDNLAIKGMAEAKKGEGKHIITSSIEHKAVLETAKNLEKSGFEVTLLPVNREGVVSVEDFKNALREDTILVSVMMVNNEVGTIQPVQEIAEICREKGIIMHTDAVQALGKLPIDVGELGVHMLTFSGHKFNAPKGIGVLYIEENLKDEIIPIVCGGSQEYGLRAGTENVPNIVGIAKACEILKSEMKEEVERVQKLRELFEKRITDEIPNTYINGGGAPRVCGVSNIAFRHIEGEALMIYASEVCCSTGSACTSDSVDASHVLYAMDIDPVDTHGSLRFSFGRFTTEDEINRACDILRDSAAKLRAMSPLA; from the coding sequence ATGGCGATTTACCTAGACTATAGCGCAACCACACCCACTGACAGGCGTGTATTTGACGCTATGGCTCCCTACTTCTGCGAAAAGTTCGCCAACCCTTCAAGCATACATGAGATGGGTCGGGCGATACGCGAGGATGTGGAAAAAGCAAGGAAGACCGTGGCAGACTTCATAAACTGCGAAGCACATGAGATAGTCTTCACTGCAAGCGGAACCGCTTCGGACAACCTCGCTATCAAAGGTATGGCCGAAGCGAAGAAGGGAGAGGGGAAGCATATTATAACCTCCTCCATCGAACACAAGGCTGTCCTTGAAACTGCCAAAAACCTCGAAAAGTCAGGCTTCGAAGTGACACTCCTCCCCGTAAACAGAGAGGGTGTTGTCTCCGTTGAGGATTTCAAGAATGCCCTGCGTGAGGACACCATCCTCGTATCTGTCATGATGGTGAACAACGAGGTGGGAACCATACAGCCCGTTCAGGAGATTGCGGAAATATGCCGTGAAAAAGGGATCATCATGCACACCGATGCCGTGCAGGCACTCGGTAAGCTCCCCATCGACGTGGGCGAGCTCGGTGTTCACATGCTCACTTTTTCAGGCCATAAATTCAACGCTCCCAAAGGTATAGGCGTTCTTTACATCGAAGAGAACCTTAAGGATGAGATAATCCCCATCGTTTGCGGTGGCTCCCAGGAATACGGACTACGTGCTGGAACTGAGAACGTTCCCAACATCGTGGGAATAGCAAAAGCGTGCGAGATTCTCAAAAGCGAGATGAAGGAAGAGGTCGAAAGGGTTCAAAAACTCAGAGAGCTCTTCGAAAAACGTATTACCGATGAAATCCCCAATACATACATCAACGGCGGCGGAGCCCCCAGAGTATGCGGTGTTTCAAACATAGCCTTCCGCCATATCGAAGGTGAGGCACTGATGATCTACGCAAGCGAGGTATGCTGCTCCACTGGAAGCGCATGCACCTCCGACAGCGTGGACGCTTCCCATGTGCTCTACGCCATGGATATAGACCCCGTAGACACCCACGGAAGCCTCCGATTCAGCTTCGGACGCTTCACAACCGAGGATGAGATAAACAGGGCATGCGACATACTCAGAGACAGCGCAGCGAAGCTGAGGGCTATGTCCCCCCTCGCCTGA